tttgggatgtcacaGAGGGTCTTGGCCGGCGCGGCACGGATCTTGGCCGACGGGATCCTTGGAGGTGGAGGGTGCCGCCAGAGTAGGTGGCGCGGCGCGGATCTGTGATGTCGGAGTAGTAGCACCTGCGCCACGCACATACACGCTTGCTTCGGACCGGCTGGCGGCCGTCGCGACGCTGGGCTCCtgcgggggctcgccggcgacctcgaCAGGGCGAGGGCGCAGGTGGCAAAAGGGGCGGATGCACAGGTGGGGGACGGCGAGGGCAGCGAGGGGCGGACGGCCGACGCGCCAAGgatgggcggcgtggcgaggtcCGGGCGGAGAGGCGATGCCACGCCCCTGGATCGAGACGGCGAGCACCAAGTGGCCGACGAGCGGCGCAGCGAGGGGGGAGGGGCGCGAGGAGGGGCGTCGGGTGGGGGGCTGGCGACTCGAACGGGAGAGGGCTGCCGCAAAATGAGAAAAGAAGGGAAAAAGTGAGGCCCACTCCAATCTAACCCAAATAAGCACCCCTTGGAggggatagttttttttttgtgagttAGATGCATCTACCTCAATCTAACCCACCCTGTTTGAATACTTTTAGGTTAGATGACCCCAATCTAACTCTAAcccatggatccaaacagggccaaagCCTTAGAGCCTGCTTGTTTAAGCTTCCCAGTAGCTTCTCAGCGTGAAAAACCAGAAGCTCAAACAAACAACAAACTTCTCGTGCAACTCCTAAAAAGCTGAAAACCCAGAAAAGCTAAGTTTATATGGAAAGCTAGAAAGCACaattttatgaatttttgagcTTTCTAAGCTCAGCAAGCTAAACACATTTTCTTTCAGAACCAAAAAGCCAGCAACAACTTTTCAAAAATACTCAAAAGCTGCAGCTTAAACAACGGGCCCTAAAGCACTTGGATGTACGTCAACCGAAACAGCCAGAACAGTTTGGTACGAAAGCGAAGCAAATAGGACAAGACATGATACAAAAGAAGGGCTATACAAAGCGTTAGTAGAGTTAGCACTCCTATCGGCCATATAATTTAAAGTCGCTACAAAATCATGGCCGAACAAGATGGTCCTTGTTCATTAAGACCTTAACGCAGGTGCTCCCGCTCCACCGCACACGGTGGTTGTCAAGCTCAAACAGCCGAATCACATGTGGTCTGGGAATTGTCTACAGCTGCCAATCGATTGCAGATAGTCCCAGCTTCTCTAGGATCTgatttgttttggaaaagtgccTGGGAATCATGAAATCATAGTTGCACATGAGAAGGTATTAAAGGATAATCGCAGCAAAAGCTAGCACGCGTATACAGGGTTTGATATGCTGAGGAGATCATATCGAGGTTCCATGTATCAGGCCTGAGCTAATGCACACAAGGCAGTAGCCATTAACGCTAGTAAGTGAAAAGGCAAAAGTAACATCAAGTTGGCAAAAGAAACAAGACAGGACATGACGCCCAAAAGGAACGGACCAGCAATTGCATTACAtgctttcttcaaaaaaaaatgcattacATGCGGTGCTGGTGGAATTAAATGTTTTTCATGGGAAAGATCATTATCAACCCACTGAAACTTAGCAGTAGTACAGACACTAGCCATCTTTGGGCATCAACACGGCTTAGCATCTCAAATAAGCATTATGGTTAAGTGGTGAACAAAATAAGTAATTCAATACCATAACGTTAGGAGCCTTTATTAATTTTGCTATCAAAGTATGGCCCCAACAAACATGAATACTGAAATCCTTCCCCTTTCACTACTTTAATCTGTTTTATTTGTTTATCTTGGGGTGAAGATGAGTCTTTTCTAGGAAACAGTATAGAAGAAAGTTATTTAGAGAGAAGAAACACACCTGCATCCAAAGAAACCTCGGTTTGCAGACAAGCCTGAGGGGTGAGCTGATTTCAAAATGTGGTGTTTCGTTCCATCAATCAACCTGCAAAATAGCATAAAAATGGACCCTGTAAACCCCATCACCATATTACCTGGTCATGCTCTGTGTTGGAACTTGAGTTACAGTCTTCCAGATGTAAAATAAAATAAGCCTCTACCTTGTCTTTGATTGAGCAGAATTTCCCCAAAGAAGAAAGACTAGTCCTGATTTCTTCTGTGATATGGTCTTAATAACAGCATCAGTAAACTCCTCCCATCCTTTCTTGGCATGTGAGTTTGCTTGATGCTCCCTCACTGGTAAGATAAGATTTCACAAGCTAGTATCAGTGTATCACGCAAGATATAACCCACAAGCACAGAAATAACAGATATGAGTATGATTTTGACTGAGACTAGAGGGAATAGAGAAAAATAAGAGCACAAAACAGCCTCAAAGTTATGCTATGATAGGCACTAAAGCGTGCAAAATATCATTGACGAAATTCCAAAATACAGACTGCGTCAAAGACATGCAGGCCCATGGCCTTGTCATTCTCACAGCTCAATGGCCCTTTGGCAACATATAACTACATGAGGCTTCGTGAGTAATATGTTGGCAATATCTTTTAACGTTGGTTTACTCTTAAACATCACTTGCACTTTTATACAAGGACTGAAGGTTTACAAGTTTACAAGGAATATGCAGATAGCACAAATGAAATCGGAAATATATTATGTAATGCTTTCAGCAGGAGGGTCCTTAAAAGGAGAAATGTGGTTATGTGAATGCACACTAGATCCATAGAGTAAATTAGTTTACACAAAAGTAATAACTTTAGATCACAGGAAATCAACAGGTAGCAGGACTCAGTTGTGGCATGAGCTTCTTGCAAAGATAAGAAATTTCTAACCCTATGTTTAGGAGTGATACAGGAATGAGTTACCGAAAAAAGGAGTCAGAACTGTCAAAGGCTCAATGAAATGAGCTGTAATAGTTTAAATCAGGCTACGTGAAGTCGATATGAATAATACTAAATACAGCTGCAACTAGAAGAAGTGGAGATAGCAGTATATAAGTGACCTCATGGGCCTTATGGGATTTAACACAGAAAAAAGTGCAGCACATTTAAGTAGAACCCCAACATAAATGTAGTCATAAAACAATTTACAGTAACAGAGTTAGATAagacccgggggggggggggggggggtctttttgttctgatgGAGAAAATAATCATACCAGTTAGTACAGTATTGAGCATAAGAACACCCTGCAAAACACACATGTTTTCGTCCAAATCAGTGAATATCTCCAGAGGCAAGAATGAGAAAAACTATATTGTCATGTGAGGATATTTTTGTAATAGAATGCCATTCAATGAGCTAAAGGAGTagcattatcatcatcatcattttttgACCCCTCAATTTAAAGCAACAAATATAATTTTAACCACAGCAGCCActttattttgaattttttctTATATAGTTCCTTTATTTAAAATATGTCATAGTCTTTTGTATCCAGTTCCAATGAACCCACTTAGTTATTAAGAACAAAATCAGGAAAATAATTCATTCCACGGCATCCATATCATATAATGCATGGATAAGAAGCATACCAAATTGTCAAGACTAGTTGGATTCAATAGGTAGTGAAAGATTGTAATGCCTTTTTCCTCGTAAGTTGATGTCCCATAGGTCATGATATATCAAGCCCATATCCTCTTCTGTGACAAGAGTGAATATGAAATAATCTTACCTGCACAGCCCATCTTTCCAAATTTCCATGCGATGGCACAGTGCAACCTAGGTCTTTTTCCAGCTCTTTAAATATGTTACCTAAGCTGGAAGGTTTTTTTATCCCCTCCGGCACTGAGAAAGATAATCCCATGGCCTGACCAGGGCCATGATATGGATCCTGAAAAGTAGGCATGCTGCAATATGAGCATTGAGAAACAATAGCAGAAATGCATTTTGACCCTCACAGATGACATCTTGCTTATTTTGTAGATGAACCGTAAGTCTGGCAGAATAAGTCTGGCTTTGAGTACAAAGGAACACATGATACCAAAGCTTAACCAAAAAAAGCCAAACGGAAGGTGTGAATATATCAAGGTAACACCTTGACACTGATCAATAATTCTAAGCAATATGACCTAGAACCAAGCAGGCTAGCAGCATGACAGGTTaacaaaatgcagacatgggcATTATGTCATTATGATATCTCAAACTGTTCAATAAGTTCAAATGATGCAAAGACACAGGTAACGTAGGCTCCAATCAGTTAACACCGGAGGCAACAGATCTTATAGCACAATGCAGTACACAAAGAACAGAAGCAAACATTTATGTAACTGAGCTGCGACGTGTGTTTGATCCATCTATATTTTTGTTTAGCAACGCTTAAAGTACTATATTAGACAAACATTTATGTACTATATTAGACAAAATTCATACAGCAATGCTTAAAGTACTTGTGATAACAGGATACAAAGAAAATAGTAATACCCTGTACTCAATGTACCATTGCTTGTGAAAGAAAGgcaacaaaaacaagtgttgCCATCTCATTCTAGAATAATCAGATCGGTAGTGTAACATTATTGATCATCCAAATAACCAATCGTGCATACATTTACTATAATTCTGTAACAAAATTTCTCAACAATTTTGCCACAAATGATAAACATCGTACGGATCAGCATAGCAAGTTCCTGCTGCTATGCACTACAAAATCAACATGATTCGCGATAGCTTAACATCTTAAAACTTAGTAAGAGGTAGGCTCCTGGGTATGAATGGTGATATCGGAGGCAGGGGTACCTGGCCGATGATGACAGCCTTGACGCGGTCGAACGGGGTGGTGTTGAGCGCGTGGAAGACGAGGTGCTGCGGCGGATAGACGGGCAGCGGGCCGTGCAGCCGCTCGTGTGTCACGAAGCGGCAGAGCTCGAGCGCGTAGGGCTTGCGCAGCTCCCCGTCCAGCGCCTCCACCCACGTCTCCTCCACGAGGAGCTCCTCCAGCTTCGCGGCGCCCCCCGAGGCTAGACAAAACTCCGCAACCAGAACAGTATCAATAGCACGGCCGGCCAGATGGGCGCCATGCGCGCCACTGGAACCCTAGAGCgggggagacggcggcggcgacgcgggggggggggggggggcgtacCTTTGGCTCTGGActcggcgaggcggaggttgtGTCGCGCGCGGGCGAGCGCGAGGTTGgtgtcggcgcggcggcgctgctccggcgagaacgaggaggacgaggagaggGACGCGCTCGCCGGGGCGGGAGCGCCGGCGCGGAGGCGCTTGGCGGGGCGCGCGAAGAAGTCGGCGATGGTTTTTGGCGCGGTCGGGGTGGGAGGGGACGGCGCCATTGGCTCCGGATTTGGAGTGATTTCGGGAGGCGGCGAGGGGGTTGGGTTTTGCTCAGCAGCCGCACTGGATGGACCGGAGGAAATGGGCGCGCGTCGCGTGGAggcagagggagggaggcagcGAAGAGCGCGCGGAGGCGGTGGAATTGGCGCCACGGTCGGTCCCCGGCGCCCCGCGCGAGTGAATCGTGGGCGCATTTCGCTTGCCCTCCTCTGCCTGTTGGCAGATTTGCATGGTCGTCGCGGGCCTCTGCCTCGACCTATAGTCGTCCTGGGTATAGCTCGGGCCGAAATGAAGTTTGGACCTGCTCCGTGcggcgttttttttatttttatatttttcaaaattgttttttacGGAAATATATTTTGGGTTTCATAATTTTAcagatttatacccctaccgcccggctgcggaGCGGCCGGCCCCCCGCCGCCCTCCTGTCAGGCAGTAGGGAccttaatataaataaaatttatttctaATCGTATTTTAGCCCCTGGGGGaggctgccgcccggcagccgggcggtaggccaggcagcccgcccggcagtggggcggcaggcccctcccGCAAGTTAAACCTTGACCGTCAGTGCggcattagatgtggttttaaatattttggatTAAAAAAAACCTTTACAAAGagcttctagttgtttctgtatttttgttatggacatgtcgtcatgttatacttatttcgttctcatgcatcacctatttcgttctcagttgcgtatgtgtatgaattgctaagttatacttttcatattcatctactttactaacggtttttatttctatccaaaatatttaaaaccacatctaatgaCGCACTGCCGCACTGACGGTCAAGGTTTAACCTGCGGGAGGGgtctgccgccccctgccgggcggcgagTAGGCCTACCGCCCTGCCACCGGGCGGCGGgtacctgccgcccggctgccgggcggcagcctCCCTCTGGGCCAAAAtgtgattaaaaataaattttatttacattaagGTCTCTGCCGCCCGGCTGGGCCCGGCAcgagggcggcagggggccggccgccccgcagccgggcggtaggggtataaatctgtaaattatgaaaccgaaaatatatttctgtaaaaaacgattttgaaaaatataaaaataaaaaaacgcctGCGTGCGTACACTCGAGCCAAATCcatgggcttcaaagttgaaacGCAAATCGGCTGCAGGGTGCACCGAGATATTGTGTTCATTTCTTCAATGTACTGTATGTACTCAAAAAATTGATACAGTTGAACAAAAAGATCCCGAGGAGAGGCAGAGCCACTTCCCAAATAAAATGCTCCACACCATGACACGATCACAAAACGTACTAATTTCATCTAGGAAAGATCATAATGAAAAACGGGACGCGACCTGGGAGCCGGTACTAGCAATCACGAACGAACGAGGGATGCACGAAAACCGTCCATCCGCAGCCAGCTGTGAAAATTCAGACAGTAAGCATGATGACCGGCAGCGccatcgccgcggcggcgacgacgccggcgagcgcgctggtgcccggcgcggcggcgttggggCTTGGCGGGCTAGGAGGGGCCGGGGGAGCCAGGGGCGACGGCGGGGGCGCGCCCTGGCCGAGGACCCTGACGGTCATCCGCTGCCCGCGCTCGCAGTGGCCGGTGACGCCGCTGATGAAGTAGAAGAGACCCGGGCGGTCCAGCTCCACCTCCGTGTCGTCGTTGTTGGAGAAGAAGATGGGGTGCGTCGCGCGGCAGTTGTTGTAGTCGTCCTCCGTCACCACCAGCACCGAGTCCTCCTTGTACTTGAAATCTGCACGCGCACCTCGGTTGcgtcggcaagattaattaagggTGGCGTCGCCGGAAAAGAATGGCCACGACGAGGATCCATATATATATCTCGAATCAATGACAAATTAGAGAGTAGATCTTACGGACGCTGTCGCCGACGAGGAAGCGGTTCTTGGACGCCCACTGGTTGTACATGCCGCCGTCGGTAGCGGGCGGCACGACCcacccgtcgtcgccgccgaccTCGAAGGCCGTGGCGTCGGCGCTGCGGCACAATGCGCcgaggagggcgaggaggagtGCGAGTGACACGAGATTAGCCATTGCCGCTGTCGTGCCTTTAGTTTCTTTCGATCGATCAGAACGAATTGAACACCGATGCCTCGATAGCTAAAGAGTTGCATGCTCCGCGGTAGCAGGAGGAGCTAATTAATAGGAGGAGGGGGGATGGATGGTTGAAGCGGTGCCTCGAGGTGCAGTGGTGGAGGATTTTGGTTCAGAGTCTCAGGGAGGGAATTGTGGAGGGGAACGCTTAGACCATCTCCAAGAGCTATTGTATTTGTGAATAACTAAAATCCTAATATAACTATTATGTAAAATGAAATAGCTAGAAAAAAAGAGACGAAATCCAACAGCTtctccaaaatccaaaaagGGATGCCTAGCATTCAGCGCCAGGCAAAAATGCCCAGTGGTACCCCTTTATAGAAAACGAGGATAGAAGACGAGGTAAATAGAATTTCTGTTGGATGAAAGTTTTTTttgtctttcttttcttttttagttaATTCACTCAAGATACAAGAGCTCTCGGAGATGCTATGGCTGTGGCTTCGCGCGACAAAATCGTCAGTCGACGCCTGAAGCGCAGAGCGGGAGAACTAGGAGATGCATGCATGCTTTATCATACTATTCTTTGTCCATCAAATTTAGCTTTTATGCAAGTTGGTCAAGGAAGAAGATAGACAAATCCAGTGCATGCAAGAGAGGGTAAAGTTGATGACATATATTATTCGCATACATGAAATTTTAAAATGACAGATATTCTAGTCTAGAGCtgtcagaaaaaaaaaccccaGGACAAGATCTCATCCCACTAAACCAATAAAGAGCCATCTCTCTCCTTCCGCTCCAGCTACCTACTCTTTCAAATTacaagtcattccaaaaatcttggagagtcaaaccatctcaaagtttgaccaaaattatagagaaaaatataaagatttatgacatcaaataggtgtactatgaaaatatagctaataaagaatctaatgatacttaattggtatcataaatgttattatcttatcatataaatttggtcaaatttgaaaaactttgattctccaaaattcttggaatgagttataatttggaacggagggagtacctatCTCTGCATCTCTCGCTTCTTCTCATGTCCTTTGCTCCAGCCTGCAGTGTGAAAGTTCAGAGGCGCTGGAAGGTGG
This sequence is a window from Panicum virgatum strain AP13 chromosome 7K, P.virgatum_v5, whole genome shotgun sequence. Protein-coding genes within it:
- the LOC120642088 gene encoding uracil-DNA glycosylase, mitochondrial-like isoform X2, translating into MAPSPPTPTAPKTIADFFARPAKRLRAGAPAPASASLSSSSSFSPEQRRRADTNLALARARHNLRLAESRAKASGGAAKLEELLVEETWVEALDGELRKPYALELCRFVTHERLHGPLPVYPPQHLVFHALNTTPFDRVKAVIIGQGVLMLNTVLTVREHQANSHAKKGWEEFTDAVIKTISQKKSGLVFLLWGNSAQSKTRLIDGTKHHILKSAHPSGLSANRGFFGCRHFSKTNQILEKLGLSAIDWQL
- the LOC120642088 gene encoding uracil-DNA glycosylase, mitochondrial-like isoform X1 gives rise to the protein MAPSPPTPTAPKTIADFFARPAKRLRAGAPAPASASLSSSSSFSPEQRRRADTNLALARARHNLRLAESRAKASGGAAKLEELLVEETWVEALDGELRKPYALELCRFVTHERLHGPLPVYPPQHLVFHALNTTPFDRVKAVIIGQDPYHGPGQAMGLSFSVPEGIKKPSSLGNIFKELEKDLGCTVPSHGNLERWAVQGVLMLNTVLTVREHQANSHAKKGWEEFTDAVIKTISQKKSGLVFLLWGNSAQSKTRLIDGTKHHILKSAHPSGLSANRGFFGCRHFSKTNQILEKLGLSAIDWQL
- the LOC120643157 gene encoding mavicyanin-like — translated: MANLVSLALLLALLGALCRSADATAFEVGGDDGWVVPPATDGGMYNQWASKNRFLVGDSVHFKYKEDSVLVVTEDDYNNCRATHPIFFSNNDDTEVELDRPGLFYFISGVTGHCERGQRMTVRVLGQGAPPPSPLAPPAPPSPPSPNAAAPGTSALAGVVAAAAMALPVIMLTV